Genomic window (Chryseobacterium bernardetii):
TGAAGGAAAATATCTTTCTGCTGGATTATAAAAGCAGAATTCGGATGGTGAAATTATCAGCATTTAACTCCTAAAGTACTCGGTTAAATGTAGAATATTATTAAATCTAAAGGTATAAATAAAATATAAATTAATTCAGCTTGAATATTTAATGAGACTTCCCAAAAAGTTTGGGCAGCCTCTCATTTGGTCGATTTTGTACGTACCTCTATACAGGAAGTATATTCAAATATTAATTCTCAAAAAGATATGCCTGACTTTTAGGATATCCTCATTGTTTTTGTAAATAAAATTATAATGCGTCAAGTTTTGTCGCTCCCTCGATGGATATTTGCAATATATAAATGACACAGAAATGAAATTAGATTTTAAAACTCACGGTGGAGATAATCAGCCTGAAAACCACCTAAAAAAATAAGGCTGAAACCAAGGATAGCTCTACTAAAAAGAGTCCCAAATTTCAACCATTTATAAAACTATACAAATTTACACAAATGTCAATAAATAGCAATGCGTCACAGACGCTTTTCAGATTCGCTACGATGCGTAATGCTGAACTTCCCAATCCTAAAGACCTGAATAAAAGATTTATTTTCAGAGATCCCAAGCTAAAATCTTCAAGTGTTTTTGATTTTAATTTAGCTACTGAGAGGACACTCTCAGCTATCTGTTCCAAAATTGACAGTCATTCTATTCCATTGGATATATATACAGAAGCCAACTTAAAAGTACTGTTTGGAAACTTTTATGAAACTATGGTATGGGTAGCCAGGAATAAAGCCACAGCCTCCAAAACAGATTTTGACAGTAAAATTAATACCTGTAAATCAGCATATGGTACTGTTGCAATAGACGTTATACTATGGGATAACCTGGTTTACCAGGTTGTTACCCAAAAAGATTTCTATGCTAAGGAATTCATCATGCAGTTATTACACCTATCTCATATTCTTAACTTCTATGACGGAAAAGATGAGACTTATCAAAATATCATTAATGCTAAAGTAGTACTTCCAAAAGAATTATTCAAAACAGATGTTGGTTCTGCAGCAAATGGCACTACGTCCAGAATTGTAGAGAGCAGCTCAAATACACTCTACAATGAAAAGAACATGAAATTTGCAGAGGCAAATTTCAACCTACAGGCCAATCAGGTATTAACTGCTTCATTAGAGAAATTAGCAAAAGCTTACCAGAAAGAATACCAGCAATCCTATAATGATGCCCAGGCCCGTTACCAGGCTAGTATAAAACCAATTCAGACAGAATATCAGGCTCAGGTATCAGAGACAGAAAACCGGAAATCCATCATTGAAAACAGAATTAAGTATATTACTGACCTAAGTATTTCAGACCCTGAATTATTTGCAAGGAATACCGAGCTGAAAGATGAATTATATAAATTAAAAGAAGAGCTTTTAGGACTTTATATTCCTGTTCCTTCGCTTCCTGAATTCAGTTTTACTTTTAGAAATGAAATTGATGGCACAGCATTAGAAAGTGCTTTGAACGGGGAAAATAAAGCGGCATTAAACAGAATCTTTGAAACTGCTTCACTAAGTGAAGCCTTAAAGGGAATTTCTACTTTTTCAGAGTTGCTGCAGGCTGTTGCCAGAAATAATCAACTCTTACAACAACAGGTATTAGACAATACACAGCTTAATCCTGAGGTTTCTGCCTCAGTGGGCGGAGTCCTAGTCCCTGTTGCAGATTCTTTAAACAAAAACGGGTTTGTTCCTTATAGCGTAAAAACTTATAACAGGGGATATTCAGACTGGTTTATCATGTTAACAGTTGATAATTATACCCATACTATCGTGTCCGGAACGTATAAAGTTACGATCAACGGAACGGAAATTTCGTCTTCCAATATATTCCAGGTTGTCAATGGGATCAACTACCTTTTTTATAATGGTACAGGCATTCCTGCTTCTCAGACCCTAAATACAGGAGGTTTTGTTTTACAGGGAGAGGTGGTTTTAGATGATGGAAAAACGTATATTCTGAATGTAACACTATCCAGAGACCCTTCTGATATTGACAGAATTCTGAAACAAGCTGTTTTTAAAGGAAGTGCCGCCTTTGCACCTGTAGAAAAGCCTGTAGATCCAGAGATCCCTCTTACCCCTGTCAACCCGGGAGCATTCATCCCGTCGGGATTTGGGATGAAAAATATCGGGGTAGCAGATTATCTTAAAGTAGAGCAATCGCTGCAAGGCTATGTAGAGGGAGAGGTAGCCCACATCGAAAACGTTATGGCAAGGGAGCGCAGAGAAAAATCTACCAAGAAAACTTCCAGAAGTGAAATTACCAGTATGGAATCCTCAGATACGGAGAAAGAACAGCTGCGGGACACCTCTTCTACTGATCGTTTTGAGCTTCAAAGCGAAATCTCAAAAGCTTTACAGGATATAAAGGATGCTAATATTTCTGCTTATGTAAACGGTCATAATACATATCCTAGCGGCTCTATTAATTATGGTGTTGCAGGCGGGTTCTCGACGCATAATTCCAAAGAAGAGAATACCCGTCAGGCCATGACCCAAGCAAAAGAAATTACCCAAAAAGCTACTGACAGAGTTGTTACCAAAGTACATAAAGAACGTACTGAGAAAATGATTGAAGAGTTTGAAGAGAGCAACATCCATGAGTTTGACAACAGAAAAGGAGACAAACATGTTGTGGGTGTTTATCGCTGGGTCGATAAGGTCTATAAAAACCAGATCTACAACTATGGCAAACGAATGATGTTTGAATTTATGATTCCTGAACCGGCAAAACTGCATAGCCTGGGAATGAAAATTTCTAAAAATGCAGAGAATATGCTTATAAAGCCTGTAGACCCGAGAACATCATCTATAAACAAAATGGAAAACTATATGGCTTTGGACGGAACGTCAGGAGATGTCATCCTTAAATATTGGTCCGGGGTTTACAATGTAGAAGTAGATTCCATTCCTGCCGGTAAAATATATTTATCTAAAGGGTTCTCATACGGAAAAGATTTGGTTCCGGAAGGAGCGTCTAATTCAAACACCAGTGCGGTAGGCTTACAAAAAGATCTGGAAATTCCTGAAGGATATGTTACAACAGAATATACCATTAATTATGGTGGAAAACAATACACAGGAGCACTATTAAACGTAAGTATCGGAGACAAAAAAGTAATTACAGACAGCAGTGCTCCGGGGAACTTTAATACTTCAGGCTATTTAGTAGGTATTACCAATTTATTACCTATAAGTATTTCAACGGATAGGTTCTATTCTTTTGAAGCTAACGTTACTATTACCTGTGAATTAAACAGAGAAGGAAAAATTAAATATTTGCAAAAGGTTTTCAACAAAATCATTGCTGCCTACGAAAAAGCGAAAACCCAATACGAGCAGGATCTTGCGGCTATACAGGCTCAGGGAGTACAGATCAAAGGTTCTAATCCGGGATTCTACAGACAGATAGAAAATACGATTTTGAGAAGAAACTGTATTTCTTATATGATAAACCAGGATCCTTCGGCAGCACTTACTTTTGGGAAAAATAAATATTATAAAACAGATTCCGCAGAGGAGAGCTTCCTCAATACAGAGGTAAAGCTGGATTCCACTTTGGACAGCTATACTGCTTTTGTGAAGTTTATGGAACAGGCTTTCGAATGGGAAATCATGAGTTATTATTTCTATCCGTACTATTGGGGAAACAGGAATAACTGGGATAAGATGTACCAGTTTGATGATAATGATCCTACGTTCAGGGCATTTATGCAGTCGGGAATGGCAAGGGTAATTGTCACTGTAAGACCAGGCTTTGAAGAAGCCGTAAGGCATTACCTGGCCACAGGGCAGATCTGGAATACAGGAGAAGTTCCTGTAATTGATGATCCTTTATTCTTATCCATTGTAGAAGAAATGCGTAAAACGGAAGGCGAGAAATATGGTAAGGCATGGGCGACAAGGTTGCCAACAGCTCTTACTATTCTTCAGGCGCAGTCTATTGGTCTGAATGTGACAAAAGCGCTTCCGTTTGATGATAACCTTTCGGATTATGAAGACCCTACAAAAGTTCCGCAATCTTCGCAGATTGTACCTGTTGACGCTCAAATGGGAGGAGGGGAAACCCAGACGTTTGGAAACCTGAGAGGGTTTATTGAAGGTGCTGGAGGAAAGACCGCTAAAATTGTACTGAAACGGGAGGATGGAAGTACCTATACTTTTACTTTTTCTAACGTAGAAGGAGATTGGCTCATAGAAAGAATCCCTGTTGGGAAATATGAGCTGAATATAGATGCCAACAATGTTTTCCCTGAAACTCAATTTGCCGTTGATGGATATAAAAACAGTGAAGTGGTAATCTCTGAAAACAGTACCACTGATGTATTCATTGCACTTCATAAACTTTAATAAGTAACCTGGCTTTGGTAACCGGTGGCTGGCTTTTGACAGCCACCGGAAGCCAACAGCTAAAAACAACGAAATAATGGAAACAAAAATAGCCGATATTCAGCTGATACAATTTCCCGAAAGTGTACAGAAACAAAGAAAAGCTACCCATGGCGTAGTAGTCAATACTGAAAATTTTGATGCTAAAACACAGAAGCTGCTGATTTCTGTAAATAATAAAGTATATGAAGCAGACCCTGTAACCAAAGAAATAGAAATCATTCTGAAAGAACCACCAAAGTCTGATTTACAAAATACAATTTTTTCATCCGATACCTACAGGGTAAAAGCTCATATCATTGATTCTAAAACTGAAAAAATATTGGGCTCTAAATTGCAGGAATTTAAAACTGAAGTCCAGAACTTTCAACATCAAAAATATGACGAATTACTGTCCACAAGTAACGTGGTTTTAGGAGATTATAAGTCTATTCTGGAAAAATGGAGACAGGAACTTTCTACAAAAGATATGGATATGTCTCATCCAGAACCGTGGAAAGAATTTGATGTGTACAGTCAGTATATAGGATACTTATGTTACGGAATCAATGCAAAGGCAAACAATAATTCCAATACATTTCTGACAGGATTTACTGCAGCTATAAAATATGAAGCGTACAATATAGGAAATGGAAGTAAAGAAGGCTTTCATAACTGGATGTACCTGCTTAATGTATGGATGGACAACAGAGGAGAACTCGTTGATGCCAGAATGGATCTGTTTGCTTACAGGTGTAATTTACAATCCGGTCCGGAAAGGGAAATTCTTAGGGGCAATACAGGTAAAGGCAAATCTTCTGTCAGCCAAAGCAGTTGGGGGTCTGTAAGTAAAGGAAAAAAGCTTCATGATGAAATCTTCTTGCAGAAAAAGCTTATCCTGCTGGATAATATCAGGGATATGGATTTTGAGGCCAACAGCTCTTTAAAGGATTTCTACAACAGGACTGCATCCATACTGAGGGAAGCCAGTATTTTCAACAGAACTTCAGATATTTCTTATTCTTTTGCCCTGGCTAATAAAGAAGATGATAATCTCCTATCTACTATTGCTGGCAAATCAGCTGCCCATGACTATCCTTTCCTTACTGAAATTATCAAGAATAAACAGTTTGGGGTATTTAAAGAAATACAAGGTATTTTCGGGTATATTTTTGACGATGTATTGGGGGCGGTATCTTTTTCTAAAAAACTGTTCAATTACAGGGGCCCTTTCTTACTAGGCTCTATTGCCGTAGAAAAAAACAATGCCGGAGCTATCCATAGTTTTCAGGATGATAATCCCGATGCTATTTTATACGACTTACAACTTTTAAACAAAACCAACCTAAAACCTTAAAGCCATGCTATATTTACCAGAAACATTGGTGCTAAACCAACCGGAATCAGATGTTAATAATTATGAGGAAAGCAGTAATACTTGCTTTTGCCTGGGTTTTACCAAAGTACAGAGCAAAATTAAAATGGACATTGGAGAGGAGTATCAGGACCTTCTTAATGCACACCTCACTGCAATTTCCTGGATAGAAGATAATAAGGGAAATATATATAGCGGA
Coding sequences:
- a CDS encoding carboxypeptidase-like regulatory domain-containing protein, translated to MSINSNASQTLFRFATMRNAELPNPKDLNKRFIFRDPKLKSSSVFDFNLATERTLSAICSKIDSHSIPLDIYTEANLKVLFGNFYETMVWVARNKATASKTDFDSKINTCKSAYGTVAIDVILWDNLVYQVVTQKDFYAKEFIMQLLHLSHILNFYDGKDETYQNIINAKVVLPKELFKTDVGSAANGTTSRIVESSSNTLYNEKNMKFAEANFNLQANQVLTASLEKLAKAYQKEYQQSYNDAQARYQASIKPIQTEYQAQVSETENRKSIIENRIKYITDLSISDPELFARNTELKDELYKLKEELLGLYIPVPSLPEFSFTFRNEIDGTALESALNGENKAALNRIFETASLSEALKGISTFSELLQAVARNNQLLQQQVLDNTQLNPEVSASVGGVLVPVADSLNKNGFVPYSVKTYNRGYSDWFIMLTVDNYTHTIVSGTYKVTINGTEISSSNIFQVVNGINYLFYNGTGIPASQTLNTGGFVLQGEVVLDDGKTYILNVTLSRDPSDIDRILKQAVFKGSAAFAPVEKPVDPEIPLTPVNPGAFIPSGFGMKNIGVADYLKVEQSLQGYVEGEVAHIENVMARERREKSTKKTSRSEITSMESSDTEKEQLRDTSSTDRFELQSEISKALQDIKDANISAYVNGHNTYPSGSINYGVAGGFSTHNSKEENTRQAMTQAKEITQKATDRVVTKVHKERTEKMIEEFEESNIHEFDNRKGDKHVVGVYRWVDKVYKNQIYNYGKRMMFEFMIPEPAKLHSLGMKISKNAENMLIKPVDPRTSSINKMENYMALDGTSGDVILKYWSGVYNVEVDSIPAGKIYLSKGFSYGKDLVPEGASNSNTSAVGLQKDLEIPEGYVTTEYTINYGGKQYTGALLNVSIGDKKVITDSSAPGNFNTSGYLVGITNLLPISISTDRFYSFEANVTITCELNREGKIKYLQKVFNKIIAAYEKAKTQYEQDLAAIQAQGVQIKGSNPGFYRQIENTILRRNCISYMINQDPSAALTFGKNKYYKTDSAEESFLNTEVKLDSTLDSYTAFVKFMEQAFEWEIMSYYFYPYYWGNRNNWDKMYQFDDNDPTFRAFMQSGMARVIVTVRPGFEEAVRHYLATGQIWNTGEVPVIDDPLFLSIVEEMRKTEGEKYGKAWATRLPTALTILQAQSIGLNVTKALPFDDNLSDYEDPTKVPQSSQIVPVDAQMGGGETQTFGNLRGFIEGAGGKTAKIVLKREDGSTYTFTFSNVEGDWLIERIPVGKYELNIDANNVFPETQFAVDGYKNSEVVISENSTTDVFIALHKL